Genomic segment of Arcobacter sp. LA11:
CATAGTAGTTATATTACTATAATAATGATTTATTTAACTTTATTTAAGTTTTTAGAAGAGTTGCTTATCTTTTTGCGATACCAGTAAGTGCTTTATGTTGACCTGCTGGAAATACAAAAGATGCATGATGAATTTCTGTAGAATAGTATTCTAAATCACTTAATAAATCTGATCTTTGTAATACAATATCTGCTGTTGGGTGATATTTTTTAGAAGCTAAAATGGCAGTTGAATGTCCAAATCTAAATGGCATTGCAATCCAAAAGTTTCTTCCCACAAGTTCTAAATCTTCTTTTAGTTCATTACTATCGTTACTAAAGCTTGATGTTTTAAATGTAATAACACCGTCATCTTTTAAT
This window contains:
- a CDS encoding spermidine synthase; amino-acid sequence: MRDNQTFNEMMVHTPLCTHKEAQNVLIIGNSTENLKKEASKHTGNIEFGDVSLLTSKNEKNIDVIIFTDVKLDEMLLANIERVLKDDGVITFKTSSFSNDSNELKEDLELVGRNFWIAMPFRFGHSTAILASKKYHPTADIVLQRSDLLSDLEYYSTEIHHASFVFPAGQHKALTGIAKR